In the Sphingomonas sp. LM7 genome, one interval contains:
- a CDS encoding sugar transferase, with translation MSKIDLAIHGYPSRTPFATAARRSARVWLCLTLIGADALALIIGFAIGLRVEQPGMISGDVWTTLAGVLLIHAGISFQNQAYSTKCLTSAACSTRQALLSIAATLLIFLLAVFSFKVTGRLPRFALSVGIVSTAVLIVSQRLLLCYLVRRAYGSRLHTELVIVDGGNVPDAYLGSDIIDAGVASLRSDLDDPYMLNRLGILLRNYDRVVISCVPERKVEWAQVLKGANIQGEIIVPEIGELGPLAVHQLGGATTVVVSRGPLNLPNRAKKRFLDIAMTVPVLIGLLPVLVLVAIAIRLDSPGPVFFRQERMGRGNRIFHILKFRSMRVETSDSDGTQSASRHDDRITRVGKLIRRTSIDELPQLINVLFGEMSLVGPRPHALGSLAGDELFWRVDRQYWHRHALKPGITGLAQVRGFRGATEHRRDIVNRLEADLEYLQGWSLLRDIGILAKTAQVLVHKNAY, from the coding sequence ATGTCAAAGATTGACCTGGCGATCCACGGCTATCCAAGCCGAACGCCGTTCGCCACGGCGGCAAGGCGGAGTGCCAGGGTCTGGCTGTGCCTGACATTGATCGGCGCCGATGCGCTGGCGCTGATCATCGGTTTTGCGATCGGCCTTCGCGTCGAGCAGCCGGGCATGATCTCGGGCGACGTGTGGACGACGCTGGCCGGAGTGCTCCTGATCCACGCCGGCATCTCGTTCCAGAACCAGGCCTACAGCACCAAATGCCTGACCAGCGCTGCATGCAGTACGCGGCAGGCGCTGTTGTCGATCGCCGCGACGCTGTTGATTTTCCTGCTGGCGGTGTTCTCATTCAAGGTTACCGGGCGGCTGCCGCGGTTCGCGCTGTCGGTTGGGATCGTCTCAACGGCCGTCCTGATCGTCAGCCAGCGGCTGCTGCTCTGCTATCTCGTACGCCGTGCCTATGGCAGCCGCCTACACACCGAATTGGTGATCGTTGATGGTGGAAATGTACCAGATGCGTATCTGGGCAGTGACATCATCGATGCCGGCGTAGCGTCGCTGCGCTCGGATCTCGACGACCCCTATATGCTTAATCGGCTGGGCATCCTGCTGCGCAACTATGACCGGGTCGTGATCAGCTGCGTGCCCGAGCGCAAGGTGGAATGGGCGCAGGTGCTTAAGGGCGCCAACATCCAGGGCGAGATCATCGTCCCCGAAATCGGCGAGCTTGGGCCGCTCGCGGTGCATCAGCTGGGCGGCGCGACCACCGTGGTGGTCTCGCGCGGCCCGCTCAACCTGCCCAATCGCGCCAAGAAGCGCTTCCTGGACATCGCAATGACCGTGCCGGTGCTGATCGGGCTGCTGCCGGTGCTGGTGCTGGTGGCCATTGCGATTCGGCTCGATTCGCCGGGACCGGTCTTTTTCCGCCAGGAGCGGATGGGGCGCGGCAACCGCATCTTCCATATCCTCAAGTTCCGCAGCATGCGCGTCGAGACCAGCGACTCGGATGGAACGCAGTCGGCGAGTCGCCATGACGATCGCATCACGCGCGTCGGCAAGCTGATCCGCCGGACCAGCATCGACGAGCTGCCGCAGCTGATCAACGTGCTGTTCGGCGAGATGAGTCTGGTCGGCCCGCGGCCGCATGCGCTCGGCTCGCTCGCCGGCGATGAATTGTTCTGGCGCGTCGATCGTCAATATTGGCACCGCCATGCGCTCAAGCCGGGCATCACGGGACTGGCGCAGGTCCGCGGCTTCCGTGGAGCGACCGAGCATCGCCGCGACATCGTCAACCGGCTGGAGGCCGATCTGGAATATCTCCAAGGCTGGAGCCTGTTGCGCGACATCGGCATCCTGGCGAAGACCGCGCAGGTGCTGGTGCACAAGAACGCATATTGA
- a CDS encoding outer membrane beta-barrel protein, whose protein sequence is MASAHAQDKPKREQSDQGLRIEPSLTAVYDDNVYRVDSGTTDPVADVIVTPAIEVRFDRDIGTRAVSLRALAGYDRFLSESGRSKPRLELEGAGKFLVAAQCWVRPSASYRQQRADYGDINSASENLQKFSTLGVAADCERAAGLYPVAAWRRDTTRNGDGFEYADQTSNLYRAGIGYARPSLGKLTAYYEHVTSDRPELAVENRSDAYGLSFSRAVSPITSIDADVRWMHVTSTSAAVGSYDGPGWNVRLSTIAIPRVKLTAATERTIVNDSLIATGFAVRTAYRISAEVGLSELTTLGAFGELSRRDFRQDAAIRPFNFTHDRTNQFGLMARRKITDALALDLSVTHLDRATNSNVSNYRANRVSLGATMRF, encoded by the coding sequence GTGGCTTCCGCGCATGCGCAGGATAAGCCTAAGCGCGAGCAGTCTGACCAGGGCCTGCGTATCGAGCCGTCGCTCACCGCAGTCTATGATGACAATGTCTATCGCGTCGATTCGGGCACGACCGATCCGGTCGCCGACGTCATCGTCACGCCGGCAATCGAGGTCCGCTTCGATCGCGATATCGGAACCCGCGCAGTCAGCTTGCGCGCGCTGGCCGGCTATGATCGCTTCCTGTCCGAAAGCGGGCGGAGCAAGCCGCGACTGGAGCTTGAAGGCGCGGGCAAGTTCCTGGTCGCCGCGCAATGCTGGGTGCGGCCGTCGGCGAGCTATCGCCAGCAGCGCGCCGATTATGGCGACATCAACAGCGCCTCGGAAAATCTCCAGAAATTCTCGACGCTGGGCGTGGCGGCGGATTGCGAAAGGGCCGCGGGCCTCTACCCGGTGGCCGCCTGGCGCCGCGATACCACCCGCAACGGCGACGGCTTCGAATATGCCGACCAGACCAGCAATCTCTACCGCGCCGGGATCGGCTATGCGCGGCCGAGCCTAGGCAAGCTGACCGCCTATTACGAGCATGTCACCAGCGACCGACCCGAGCTTGCGGTGGAGAATCGCAGCGATGCCTATGGCCTTTCCTTCTCGCGTGCGGTCTCGCCGATCACTTCGATCGACGCCGATGTTCGCTGGATGCATGTCACCAGCACCTCGGCTGCCGTGGGCAGCTATGACGGGCCCGGCTGGAACGTCCGCCTCTCGACCATCGCGATCCCGCGGGTCAAGCTGACTGCCGCCACCGAGCGGACGATCGTCAATGACAGCCTGATCGCGACGGGGTTTGCAGTGCGGACGGCATACCGGATCTCGGCCGAAGTCGGGCTGAGCGAACTGACTACGCTGGGCGCCTTCGGCGAGCTGTCACGGCGCGACTTCCGCCAGGACGCAGCGATTCGTCCGTTCAATTTCACACACGATCGAACGAACCAATTCGGTTTGATGGCGCGGCGCAAAATCACCGACGCTCTCGCCCTCGATTTGTCGGTCACGCATCTCGATCGCGCCACGAACAGCAATGTATCGAATTATCGGGCAAACCGCGTTTCGCTCGGCGCAACCATGAGGTTTTGA
- a CDS encoding polysaccharide biosynthesis/export family protein: MRNILLTRTLTAALAASTFLASPAMAQTNGVGVALASTPPAPAASSTATAIAADGYRLGPDDEVKVFIYGQPDLSVTTRVKADGSIRLAMLGTVDVRGKTTAELADAIAAGYAKGGYLERPSVNVEVSQFVSRFVTVLGNVPQAGNYPLDRPYSVAAMLAKAGGATVTGANAVILTPGDGSGPVRISLADMNSGAGRPLAPGDILFVPPAEKIYVYGQVQEPGAFNFVPGQTFRQALALAGGPTLAGSTRRIKVRRAGKEVENIDLDDAVQPEDVLVIREKLF, encoded by the coding sequence ATGAGGAACATACTCCTGACCCGCACCCTGACTGCAGCGCTTGCCGCATCGACCTTCCTTGCCTCGCCTGCGATGGCGCAGACCAATGGGGTCGGCGTCGCGCTAGCTTCGACGCCGCCCGCGCCTGCCGCGTCGAGCACTGCCACCGCCATCGCGGCCGATGGCTATCGCCTCGGTCCTGACGACGAAGTGAAGGTGTTCATCTATGGTCAGCCCGATCTGTCGGTCACCACGCGCGTAAAGGCGGACGGATCGATCCGCCTGGCGATGCTCGGCACCGTCGATGTACGCGGCAAGACCACTGCAGAGCTCGCCGATGCGATCGCCGCCGGCTATGCCAAGGGCGGGTATCTCGAGCGGCCTTCGGTGAATGTCGAGGTGTCGCAATTCGTCAGCCGCTTCGTCACCGTGCTCGGCAACGTGCCCCAGGCAGGCAACTACCCGCTCGATCGGCCGTATAGCGTCGCGGCGATGCTGGCGAAGGCGGGCGGGGCGACCGTGACCGGCGCCAATGCCGTGATCCTCACGCCCGGGGACGGCAGCGGCCCGGTACGCATTTCGCTTGCGGACATGAATTCTGGTGCGGGCCGCCCGCTAGCGCCGGGCGACATCCTGTTCGTGCCGCCGGCCGAGAAGATCTACGTCTATGGTCAGGTGCAGGAGCCCGGCGCGTTCAACTTCGTCCCCGGCCAGACCTTCCGTCAGGCGCTCGCGCTCGCCGGCGGACCGACGCTCGCCGGCTCGACCAGGCGCATCAAGGTGCGCCGTGCGGGCAAGGAGGTCGAGAACATCGATCTCGACGATGCGGTCCAGCCCGAGGACGTGCTGGTCATCCGCGAGAAGCTGTTTTGA
- a CDS encoding ATP-binding protein, translating to MRWSERVQHWLRGLLGGGTAGGRRIPTRLEYAATPVEDSVVVPISAAAQPNIAFRRNAVFAAFNTAVPVSDRHGLAGRKQELTRLIDAVVKQRKHALIFGARGSGKTSLARVFGDLADEAGCVALYGSASEGADVDGLFRPFLDELPLQRGIAATIPADRPIGVQQLANLFVQGVNQRTLLIIDEFDRVATERTRHEVATLLKLLTDMHSTVQIILVGIAGNVDGLLAAHPSLRRHLFAQQVAPIDREELAGLLRLCAQQAGLAFEEEALQSIVSAAIGSPYHARLFGMHAALIAEAEGRDRITISDAQKGLAEALAEWSELTPDVFGVFERALGQAGSLRGMIALAGVLAAHAPVLTFERMAAAGTDLFGDELGGSAAVDRTIGLIAPALSEDGMPGELQFADSLSPQFLVLIANGAARTRATPLARETLDARALLQGVGL from the coding sequence ATGCGCTGGAGCGAGCGAGTGCAGCATTGGCTGCGAGGGCTGCTGGGCGGAGGCACCGCCGGTGGCAGGCGCATTCCCACCCGGCTCGAATATGCCGCTACGCCGGTTGAAGACTCGGTCGTCGTGCCGATCTCGGCCGCCGCGCAGCCCAATATCGCCTTCCGGCGCAATGCGGTGTTCGCGGCGTTCAACACCGCAGTGCCGGTGAGCGACCGCCACGGATTGGCGGGGCGCAAGCAGGAACTCACCCGGCTGATCGATGCCGTGGTCAAGCAGCGCAAGCATGCATTGATCTTCGGCGCGCGCGGATCGGGCAAGACTTCGCTTGCGCGCGTGTTCGGCGATCTTGCCGACGAGGCGGGATGCGTCGCGCTATATGGCTCGGCGAGCGAGGGCGCGGATGTGGACGGGCTGTTCCGCCCGTTCCTCGACGAATTGCCGCTCCAGCGCGGCATCGCTGCGACGATCCCGGCGGACCGGCCGATCGGCGTCCAACAGCTCGCCAACCTGTTCGTGCAGGGCGTGAACCAGCGGACCTTGCTGATCATCGACGAGTTCGATCGCGTCGCCACCGAACGCACCCGGCACGAAGTGGCGACCCTGCTCAAGCTGCTCACCGACATGCACTCGACGGTGCAGATCATCCTGGTCGGCATCGCCGGCAATGTGGATGGGCTGCTTGCGGCGCACCCCTCGCTCCGGCGGCACCTGTTCGCCCAGCAGGTCGCGCCGATCGATCGCGAGGAGCTGGCCGGTTTGCTGCGGCTTTGTGCGCAGCAAGCGGGGCTCGCATTCGAGGAAGAGGCGCTCCAGTCGATCGTCTCGGCTGCGATTGGATCGCCCTATCACGCCCGACTGTTCGGGATGCACGCAGCGCTGATCGCCGAAGCGGAAGGACGCGATCGCATTACCATCAGCGACGCGCAGAAGGGGCTGGCCGAGGCGCTCGCCGAGTGGAGCGAGCTGACCCCCGACGTATTCGGCGTGTTCGAGCGGGCGCTGGGCCAGGCCGGCTCGCTGCGCGGGATGATCGCACTGGCAGGCGTGCTCGCGGCGCATGCGCCGGTGCTCACGTTCGAACGGATGGCGGCGGCGGGCACCGACCTGTTCGGCGACGAGCTGGGCGGGTCCGCGGCGGTTGATCGTACGATCGGACTGATCGCCCCGGCGCTGAGCGAGGACGGCATGCCCGGTGAGCTCCAGTTCGCCGATTCGCTGTCGCCGCAATTCCTCGTGCTGATAGCCAACGGGGCGGCGCGCACGCGCGCGACGCCGCTGGCGCGCGAAACGCTCGATGCGCGGGCACTTCTCCAGGGAGTCGGGCTATGA
- a CDS encoding GNVR domain-containing protein — protein sequence MTIKPADLVEALKARWLLVAAIAGALFALVAGLALMQPRQYLATSSLLLDLSQTDPTDSVQQQQGRVETDSIIATQLDLIRSAKVINIVAQRAGFVDATPADLPPEARLQQAAARVRGGLNVSTGRQSNVLQIQFLDADPAVAARVANLIASIYMREQVALRASTAQGSAQWFEARTADVRRRYEVAQKKLSDFQRAHDIIGMNRMDLEAEKLKNLSAHLVQAQADAAAAHSKSGSAAVPEVASSLVVQNIEEAVATQAGKVAQLGKSLGPNHPQMIAARAELGELQGSLRGARSNQASSMTANSSAATSREAELRGEMAAQEDRMIRMSGVQDQLMVMQRDVEAARQTYDTVRQRFNEAALKSQISQPNASSLDEASVPLFPATPNLPLWFVGGIALGLLAGVATVVLGEILRPRVRTVNGLASATEVEVIADLSPKSRPVGGLFVPRQEAA from the coding sequence ATGACGATCAAACCAGCCGATCTGGTCGAGGCTTTGAAGGCGCGGTGGCTGCTGGTCGCCGCGATCGCCGGGGCGTTGTTCGCGCTGGTGGCGGGCCTGGCGCTGATGCAGCCGCGGCAATATCTGGCGACCTCGTCGCTGCTCCTCGACTTGTCGCAGACCGACCCGACCGACAGCGTTCAGCAGCAGCAGGGCCGCGTCGAAACCGATTCGATCATCGCGACGCAGCTCGACCTGATCCGCAGCGCCAAGGTGATCAACATCGTCGCGCAGCGCGCGGGCTTCGTCGATGCGACGCCGGCCGACCTGCCCCCCGAGGCACGGCTGCAACAGGCGGCGGCGCGGGTGCGCGGCGGTCTCAACGTCTCGACCGGGCGGCAGAGCAACGTGCTGCAGATCCAGTTCCTCGACGCCGATCCCGCGGTTGCGGCGCGCGTCGCGAACCTCATCGCGTCGATCTATATGCGCGAGCAGGTCGCCCTGCGCGCCTCGACTGCGCAGGGATCGGCGCAATGGTTCGAAGCGCGAACGGCCGATGTCCGCCGCCGCTACGAAGTTGCGCAGAAGAAGCTCTCGGACTTCCAGCGCGCGCACGACATCATCGGCATGAACCGCATGGATCTGGAGGCCGAGAAGCTCAAGAACCTCTCGGCCCACCTCGTCCAGGCCCAGGCGGATGCCGCCGCGGCGCATTCCAAGTCGGGATCGGCCGCAGTGCCCGAAGTCGCGAGTTCGCTGGTCGTCCAGAATATCGAGGAAGCGGTCGCGACGCAGGCGGGCAAGGTCGCGCAGCTCGGCAAGTCGCTGGGCCCGAACCACCCGCAGATGATCGCTGCCCGGGCCGAACTGGGCGAGCTGCAGGGCAGCCTTCGTGGCGCACGCTCCAACCAGGCGTCGTCGATGACGGCCAACAGCAGTGCGGCGACGAGCCGCGAGGCCGAACTGCGCGGCGAGATGGCGGCGCAGGAGGATCGCATGATCCGCATGTCGGGCGTGCAGGACCAGCTGATGGTGATGCAGCGCGATGTCGAGGCGGCACGGCAGACCTATGATACGGTCCGCCAGCGCTTCAATGAAGCCGCGCTCAAGAGCCAGATCTCGCAGCCCAATGCGAGCTCGCTCGACGAGGCGTCGGTGCCGCTGTTCCCGGCGACGCCGAACCTGCCCTTGTGGTTCGTCGGCGGCATCGCGCTCGGGCTGCTTGCCGGTGTCGCCACTGTGGTGCTGGGCGAAATCCTGCGTCCGCGGGTGCGCACCGTGAACGGCCTCGCCTCCGCGACCGAAGTCGAAGTGATCGCCGATCTTTCCCCCAAGTCCAGGCCCGTAGGCGGCCTGTTCGTGCCACGTCAGGAGGCAGCATGA
- a CDS encoding WecB/TagA/CpsF family glycosyltransferase, translated as MHGTTIELGLGGSGASDSGRLENAHVGGVPVSTLSLRALIDKMLRDAPLRLAAAERPWLVFDCNGHGLSLNATDRAFAKDLAEADLIHADGQVIVKASHWVGGPQIADRSSTTDMFIDSLPGAAAGKVRYYLLGGTEQVNADCAESITSSTPGLELAGRRNGFWKADEEAAVIDAINAAAPDVLWVGTGKPREQAFCVRNRDRIKAGWIVTCGGLFNYITGDYPRAPQWMQQAGLEWLHRMATNPRHLAWRYLTTNPHALYLIWKHRNG; from the coding sequence ATGCACGGAACCACGATCGAGCTCGGACTGGGCGGAAGCGGCGCAAGCGATAGCGGGCGGCTCGAGAACGCCCATGTCGGCGGGGTGCCGGTGTCGACGCTGTCGCTCCGCGCACTGATCGACAAGATGCTGCGCGATGCGCCGCTGCGGCTGGCGGCCGCCGAGCGGCCCTGGCTGGTGTTCGACTGCAACGGCCATGGCCTGTCGCTCAACGCTACCGACAGGGCTTTCGCAAAGGATCTGGCCGAGGCCGATCTGATCCACGCCGACGGGCAGGTGATCGTCAAGGCGTCGCATTGGGTGGGCGGGCCGCAGATCGCCGACCGTTCGAGCACCACCGACATGTTCATCGACAGCCTGCCCGGCGCCGCGGCGGGGAAGGTGCGCTATTATCTGCTCGGCGGCACCGAGCAGGTGAATGCCGACTGCGCCGAGAGCATCACCAGCTCGACTCCCGGGCTCGAACTCGCCGGACGCCGCAACGGCTTCTGGAAGGCGGACGAGGAAGCGGCGGTGATCGACGCAATCAATGCCGCCGCGCCCGACGTGCTGTGGGTCGGCACCGGCAAGCCGCGCGAACAGGCGTTCTGCGTGCGCAACCGCGATCGGATCAAGGCCGGCTGGATCGTCACTTGTGGCGGGTTGTTCAACTATATTACCGGTGATTATCCGCGCGCGCCGCAGTGGATGCAGCAGGCGGGGCTCGAATGGCTCCATCGCATGGCGACCAATCCGCGCCATCTGGCGTGGCGCTATCTCACCACTAATCCGCATGCGCTCTACTTGATCTGGAAGCACCGGAATGGCTGA
- a CDS encoding polysaccharide biosynthesis protein, which translates to MAEAAALPPEKKPLRATLARFGLASMSSAAVSVSHLLVQLVAVRRLEAAEIGTLAFLLVIIQFGYGLSNALVSTPYAIAVNQREDGAEQGFDFFFPMNLLLALSQGLLCAAIGWAMVGPWAALAFGLAGVFSLLRWFGRANAYAHHTPGGAAISDMVYALLVIAGVGATLAVGARIELFGAVLAGAGLFALIPFGAGFLARHRPVGLGRALAAYRPVWKRQSAWTLIGVITTEATSNAHSYIVTLFAGPAAFAPIAVGMLFFRPVNVCITALTQLERPRMARAVGRGDDKSARGSARAFLAALVVIWVATAITAALILWFFPQVIIKPTLSVQTVMIAVALCAALSLVQCLQAPMSVLTQARGAFKPLAATSVRSCFVGVGAVIAITLLAPSVYTIAGVVLAQLVMMIGIWRLDRRARRDMAQ; encoded by the coding sequence ATGGCTGAGGCGGCTGCCTTGCCTCCTGAAAAGAAGCCGCTGCGCGCGACGCTGGCCCGGTTCGGGCTCGCAAGCATGTCTTCGGCCGCAGTGTCGGTCAGCCATCTGCTCGTCCAGCTCGTCGCGGTGCGTCGGCTGGAAGCGGCGGAGATCGGCACGCTCGCCTTCCTGCTGGTGATCATCCAGTTCGGCTACGGCTTGTCCAACGCCTTGGTCTCGACGCCCTATGCGATCGCAGTCAACCAGCGCGAGGATGGCGCCGAGCAAGGTTTCGACTTCTTCTTTCCGATGAATCTGCTGCTCGCGCTGTCGCAGGGGCTGCTCTGCGCGGCGATCGGCTGGGCGATGGTCGGGCCGTGGGCGGCACTGGCGTTCGGGCTGGCGGGCGTCTTCTCGCTGCTCCGCTGGTTCGGGCGCGCCAATGCCTATGCCCACCACACGCCCGGCGGCGCGGCGATCTCGGACATGGTCTATGCCTTGCTGGTCATCGCCGGGGTCGGCGCGACGCTGGCGGTCGGCGCGCGGATCGAGCTGTTCGGCGCGGTTCTCGCGGGCGCTGGTCTCTTCGCGCTAATTCCGTTCGGTGCGGGCTTCCTCGCGCGGCACCGGCCCGTCGGCCTGGGCCGCGCCCTTGCCGCCTACCGCCCGGTGTGGAAGCGGCAATCGGCCTGGACGCTGATCGGGGTCATCACTACCGAGGCGACGTCGAACGCGCATAGCTACATCGTCACGCTTTTCGCCGGACCCGCGGCGTTCGCGCCGATTGCAGTCGGCATGCTGTTCTTCCGCCCGGTCAATGTCTGCATCACGGCGCTAACTCAGCTCGAACGGCCGCGCATGGCGCGTGCGGTTGGGAGGGGCGACGACAAGTCTGCCCGCGGATCGGCCCGCGCCTTCCTCGCGGCGCTGGTCGTGATCTGGGTCGCCACGGCAATCACCGCGGCGCTGATCCTGTGGTTCTTCCCGCAGGTTATCATCAAGCCGACGCTCTCGGTGCAGACGGTGATGATCGCGGTCGCGCTCTGCGCCGCGCTGTCGCTGGTGCAATGCCTCCAGGCGCCGATGAGCGTGCTCACCCAGGCGCGCGGCGCGTTCAAGCCGCTGGCGGCGACCAGCGTGCGCAGCTGCTTCGTCGGCGTCGGCGCCGTCATCGCGATCACGCTGCTCGCGCCTTCGGTGTACACGATCGCCGGCGTGGTCCTCGCGCAGCTGGTGATGATGATCGGCATCTGGCGGCTCGATCGGCGTGCGCGGCGGGATATGGCGCAATGA
- a CDS encoding O-antigen ligase family protein — MSLALPWHRGRMTLRTTGAAQPRSHALASRAEALIPVAQFVYFVFLMMIFIGQQPFSSRNQEQLVAMAANNDGSDIFKQAFFIGFALLLTMLEVVRRYKPQYRFTYWPLLLMLGWFLVSCAWGVDPFVSFKRAMQQVIVIYITFLSLALLGPERIYRTLMAALVTSLLICWISLPLTPHAFHPATESDKALIGAWRGFFFHKNIAGAVMALTFVVTAHAFFTTRKWYYALFSVMAFVFVIGTKSKTSLALCFAILAVSSVYRVLSQSVSKRAVLLLLVGTGMLLFLGLYIAFEPVVERWFADPQAFTGRVSIWKVAIDYLADHPYLGSGFGGFWQVGDLSPAHDYLNQQFQLLTAHSHNGYLEILVTTGPVGLILLLVSFVVLPAWWFLTGTTKANATLMASAFAIWSFVLYQNLLETSFFDKDRQVWVIFLSSIAIAHASFKAVDRPRWHRRTPALAPGGAA, encoded by the coding sequence ATGAGCCTGGCGCTCCCCTGGCATCGCGGCCGCATGACGCTGCGCACCACCGGCGCCGCGCAGCCGCGCAGCCATGCGCTTGCCAGCCGGGCCGAGGCGCTGATCCCGGTCGCGCAGTTCGTCTATTTCGTCTTCCTGATGATGATCTTCATCGGGCAGCAGCCCTTCTCATCGCGCAACCAGGAACAGCTGGTTGCGATGGCGGCGAACAATGACGGCTCGGACATCTTCAAGCAGGCGTTCTTCATCGGCTTCGCGCTGCTGCTGACGATGCTGGAGGTGGTCCGGCGCTACAAGCCGCAATATCGCTTCACCTATTGGCCGCTGCTGCTGATGCTCGGCTGGTTCCTGGTCAGCTGTGCGTGGGGCGTCGATCCGTTCGTGTCGTTCAAGCGCGCGATGCAGCAGGTCATCGTGATCTACATCACTTTCCTGTCGCTCGCCTTGCTGGGGCCGGAGCGGATCTACCGCACGCTGATGGCGGCGCTGGTGACCTCGCTGCTGATCTGCTGGATATCGCTGCCGCTGACCCCACACGCCTTCCACCCGGCGACCGAGAGCGACAAGGCGCTGATCGGCGCATGGCGCGGCTTCTTCTTTCATAAGAACATTGCCGGCGCGGTGATGGCGCTGACCTTCGTGGTGACGGCGCACGCGTTCTTCACGACGCGCAAATGGTATTATGCGCTGTTCTCGGTGATGGCGTTCGTCTTCGTCATCGGCACCAAGAGCAAGACGTCGCTGGCGCTGTGCTTTGCGATCCTTGCCGTGAGCTCTGTGTATCGGGTGCTCAGCCAGTCGGTCTCTAAGCGTGCGGTACTGCTGCTCCTGGTCGGGACGGGCATGCTGTTGTTCCTCGGGCTGTACATCGCGTTCGAGCCGGTGGTCGAGCGGTGGTTCGCAGATCCTCAGGCGTTTACCGGGCGGGTTTCGATCTGGAAGGTCGCGATCGATTATCTCGCCGACCATCCCTATCTGGGCTCGGGGTTCGGCGGGTTCTGGCAGGTCGGCGATCTCTCGCCTGCGCACGACTATCTCAATCAGCAATTCCAGCTGCTCACTGCACATTCGCACAACGGTTATCTCGAGATCCTCGTCACCACTGGACCGGTCGGGCTGATCCTGCTGCTCGTATCGTTCGTGGTGCTGCCGGCCTGGTGGTTCCTTACCGGCACGACCAAAGCGAACGCCACGCTGATGGCCAGCGCCTTCGCGATCTGGAGCTTCGTGCTCTACCAGAACCTGCTCGAAACCTCGTTCTTCGACAAGGATCGCCAGGTCTGGGTGATCTTCCTGTCGTCGATCGCGATCGCGCATGCGTCGTTCAAGGCTGTCGACCGGCCGCGCTGGCACCGCCGCACTCCTGCATTGGCTCCGGGAGGTGCCGCATGA
- a CDS encoding glycosyltransferase family 2 protein, whose protein sequence is MTEIAICIATRQRPLGITRTLRSLAALATERDVTIIVADNDGVKREGIAAAETLRAEGYRWPLELLTVAEPGIPQVRNALVQAALRLPGIAFVAMLDDDEAADPHWLHAMLACQAATRADVVGGAVLREMEGEVAPWAARHPLLQPKSRGASGVVELIDSTANVLIDAEALRALGDRPFDEAMALTGGSDKQLFTRMARAGRRFAWAEDARVTELIPASRITSKWLLMRGYRIGMTDTITAMSHSTPFKVATAEAARIAGGFVVGSLGALTLDRGKRIIRLGKLYRAAGKVAALTGHRYEEYRKVHGA, encoded by the coding sequence ATGACCGAAATCGCCATCTGCATCGCCACCCGCCAGCGCCCGCTGGGGATTACCCGCACGCTCCGCTCGCTCGCCGCATTGGCGACCGAGCGTGACGTGACCATCATCGTCGCCGACAATGATGGTGTGAAGCGCGAAGGCATCGCCGCGGCCGAAACGCTGCGCGCCGAGGGCTATCGCTGGCCGCTCGAACTGCTGACGGTCGCCGAGCCGGGCATTCCCCAGGTGCGCAACGCGCTGGTCCAGGCGGCGCTGCGGCTGCCCGGCATCGCCTTTGTCGCGATGCTAGACGACGACGAGGCGGCCGACCCGCACTGGCTGCATGCGATGCTGGCCTGCCAGGCAGCGACGCGCGCCGATGTCGTCGGCGGCGCAGTGCTGCGCGAAATGGAAGGCGAAGTCGCGCCCTGGGCTGCGCGCCATCCGCTGCTCCAGCCCAAGTCGCGCGGGGCTTCGGGAGTCGTCGAGCTGATCGACAGTACCGCCAATGTGTTGATCGACGCCGAGGCATTGCGCGCGTTGGGCGACAGGCCGTTCGACGAGGCGATGGCGCTCACCGGCGGATCGGACAAACAGCTGTTCACCCGCATGGCGCGCGCCGGGCGCCGCTTCGCCTGGGCCGAGGATGCCCGCGTGACCGAGCTGATCCCGGCGAGCCGGATCACGTCCAAATGGCTGCTGATGCGCGGCTACCGCATCGGCATGACCGACACGATCACGGCGATGTCGCACAGCACGCCGTTCAAGGTCGCCACTGCCGAGGCCGCGCGGATCGCCGGCGGCTTCGTCGTCGGATCGCTCGGCGCGCTGACGCTCGACCGCGGCAAGCGGATCATCCGGCTGGGCAAGCTCTATCGCGCGGCGGGCAAAGTCGCCGCGCTTACCGGCCATCGTTACGAGGAATATCGCAAGGTGCACGGCGCATGA